A genomic segment from uncultured Marinifilum sp. encodes:
- the gwsG gene encoding grasp-with-spasm system ATP-grasp peptide maturase, producing the protein MILILSIHEDQSTNEVINWLSFYKLKFVRINEDTPILVSKIVISNEELSIKLNIDGNYFDLKKVTAFWYRRGEINLANIINKTKFNEITDNLFFERKTVRDFIQNYLKNKSIRINSFDDININKLIVLQIAREVGLNIPNTFISEKKKLLEDFCYNKCITKPLSDTFNINSRQGLLKCYTNEIISKDLDIYNTLIFPSLLQEKIKKKYELRIFYFHGEFYSMAIFSQNNSETKIDFRKYNKTTYIRNVPFQIPNHIADKLNTLMIQLGLDCGSVDMIVDNTNKYWFLEVNPIGQFGMVSEPCNYNLNERIARYLGNG; encoded by the coding sequence ATGATATTAATATTATCCATACACGAAGATCAGAGTACTAATGAAGTAATTAACTGGTTAAGTTTTTATAAGCTTAAATTTGTTAGAATTAATGAGGATACACCAATCTTAGTTTCAAAAATAGTGATAAGTAATGAGGAGTTAAGTATTAAGTTAAATATAGATGGTAATTATTTTGATCTAAAAAAAGTAACCGCATTTTGGTATCGTAGAGGGGAAATAAACCTTGCAAACATAATAAACAAGACAAAATTCAATGAAATTACAGATAATTTATTTTTTGAACGGAAGACGGTTAGAGATTTTATTCAAAATTACCTAAAGAATAAATCTATTCGAATTAATTCATTTGATGATATAAATATTAACAAACTTATTGTTTTGCAAATTGCAAGGGAAGTAGGATTGAATATTCCAAATACTTTTATTTCCGAAAAGAAAAAATTACTTGAAGATTTTTGTTATAATAAATGTATTACTAAGCCTTTATCGGATACATTTAATATTAATAGTAGACAAGGATTGTTAAAGTGTTATACTAATGAAATTATCTCTAAAGATCTCGATATTTATAATACTTTAATTTTTCCATCTTTATTACAAGAGAAGATTAAAAAGAAGTATGAATTAAGAATTTTTTACTTTCATGGTGAATTTTATTCTATGGCAATATTTTCTCAAAATAATTCTGAAACCAAGATTGATTTTAGAAAATATAATAAGACTACATATATTAGGAATGTTCCTTTTCAAATACCCAACCATATTGCTGACAAATTGAATACTTTGATGATACAATTAGGCTTAGATTGTGGTTCTGTGGATATGATAGTGGATAACACTAACAAATATTGGTTTTTAGAGGTAAATCCTATTGGCCAATTCGGTATGGTTTCAGAACCATGTAATTATAATTTAAATGAAAGAATAGCTAGATACTTAGGAAATGGATAA
- a CDS encoding peptidase domain-containing ABC transporter, whose protein sequence is MKKKFPHFRQLDAMDCGPTCLRMIAKHYGKSFSLQNLRDKSHITREGVSMLGIADAAESIGLKTMGVRISFEQLEKDAPLPAICHWGQNHFVVVHKVETKRGKTTVHVADPGSGLLKFTKEEFCKQWASTQSQGELKGLCLLIETTPDFFKQSNEDVSNKKSIGFLLRYLKPYRKFMIQLVLGMLFGSLLQLIFPFLTQSVVDVGINTQNLNFIYLVLIAQLVLFISRMSVEFIRSWILLHISTRINISLISDFLIKLMKLPIGYFDIKMIGDLLQRIQDHTRIEDFLTSSTLNVLFSMINLVIFGVVLAIYDLQIFLVFVLGSALYIIWVNLFLRKRRELDGKRFAQLSNNQNTLVQLITGMQEIKLNNCEKQKRWEWEQIQAELFQVRTKGLALNQYQVSGSVFFNETKNIIITFLAAKSVLDGGMTLGMMLAVQYIIGQLNSPLDNLVQVIHSWQDAKISLERLGEIHEMKEEEDLSDQKLTEIPEEKSIDIEKVCFQYEGPHSEMVLNDVNLKVEEGKTTAIVGASGSGKTTLIKLMLGFYPTTKGRISLGGTTLENYSSAMWRQNCGVVMQDGFIFSDTIAKNIAVGVEHIDKKRLLYAVQVACIAEFIENLPLRYNTNIGANGHGLSQGQKQRILIARAVYKNPEFLFFDEATNALDANNEMAIMKKLDEFNKGRTVVVVAHRLSTVRNADKIIVLEKGEIVEEGNHEELTKLQGKYYQLVKNQLELGN, encoded by the coding sequence TTGAAGAAAAAGTTTCCACACTTTCGCCAGTTGGATGCCATGGATTGTGGCCCGACTTGTTTGCGCATGATTGCTAAACATTATGGCAAGAGTTTTAGCCTGCAAAATTTACGCGATAAATCGCATATTACCCGCGAGGGAGTTTCCATGTTGGGCATTGCCGATGCGGCCGAAAGTATTGGTTTAAAAACAATGGGTGTTCGCATTTCGTTTGAACAATTAGAAAAAGATGCACCATTGCCGGCCATTTGTCATTGGGGACAAAATCACTTTGTGGTGGTACACAAGGTGGAAACAAAACGTGGAAAAACAACGGTTCATGTTGCCGACCCAGGTTCTGGTTTATTAAAATTTACAAAAGAGGAATTTTGTAAGCAATGGGCAAGTACACAAAGTCAGGGCGAACTAAAAGGTTTGTGTTTGTTAATAGAGACCACACCCGATTTTTTCAAGCAGAGCAACGAGGATGTTTCCAACAAAAAGAGCATTGGATTTCTCTTGCGTTACCTAAAACCATACCGCAAATTCATGATTCAGTTGGTGCTGGGCATGCTGTTTGGATCTTTGTTGCAACTTATTTTTCCGTTTCTAACTCAATCGGTTGTCGATGTTGGTATCAATACCCAAAATCTGAATTTTATTTATTTGGTATTGATTGCTCAGCTGGTCTTGTTTATTTCCCGAATGTCGGTGGAGTTTATTCGTTCCTGGATATTGCTGCATATTTCTACGCGCATTAATATTTCTTTGATATCCGATTTCCTGATTAAGTTGATGAAACTCCCAATTGGTTATTTCGATATCAAAATGATTGGGGATTTGTTGCAGCGAATTCAGGATCATACACGAATTGAGGATTTTCTTACTTCTTCAACCTTAAATGTACTGTTCTCGATGATTAATCTGGTGATTTTTGGTGTTGTTTTGGCAATATACGATTTGCAGATATTCCTGGTTTTTGTTTTAGGTTCAGCTTTATATATTATTTGGGTGAATCTGTTTTTACGAAAGCGAAGAGAGTTAGATGGAAAGCGATTTGCACAACTATCGAACAATCAGAATACTTTGGTTCAGCTAATTACCGGAATGCAGGAAATTAAGCTTAACAATTGCGAAAAGCAGAAACGTTGGGAGTGGGAACAGATTCAGGCTGAACTGTTTCAGGTTCGTACCAAAGGTTTGGCGCTGAATCAGTATCAGGTTTCGGGCTCGGTATTTTTTAACGAAACCAAGAATATTATTATCACATTTTTGGCAGCCAAATCCGTTTTAGATGGAGGAATGACATTGGGTATGATGCTGGCAGTTCAATATATTATTGGTCAGCTGAATTCTCCGCTCGATAATTTGGTGCAGGTAATTCACTCCTGGCAGGATGCTAAAATCTCGCTGGAGCGATTGGGCGAAATTCATGAAATGAAGGAGGAGGAAGATCTCTCTGATCAGAAGCTCACCGAAATACCTGAGGAAAAAAGCATAGATATTGAAAAAGTATGTTTCCAATACGAAGGTCCGCACTCCGAAATGGTTCTGAATGATGTCAATTTAAAAGTGGAAGAGGGGAAAACAACTGCAATTGTAGGAGCTTCGGGAAGTGGAAAAACTACCTTAATTAAGCTCATGTTAGGATTTTATCCAACAACAAAAGGCAGAATATCGCTGGGAGGAACTACGTTGGAAAATTACAGTTCGGCTATGTGGCGACAAAACTGTGGGGTGGTAATGCAGGATGGTTTCATTTTTTCGGATACCATTGCCAAAAACATTGCGGTTGGAGTAGAGCATATCGATAAAAAAAGATTGCTGTATGCGGTTCAGGTTGCCTGTATTGCCGAGTTTATAGAAAATTTACCATTGCGATACAATACCAACATCGGAGCTAATGGTCACGGTTTAAGTCAGGGACAAAAGCAACGAATCCTGATTGCACGTGCTGTTTATAAAAATCCGGAGTTCCTGTTTTTCGATGAGGCTACCAATGCTCTGGATGCCAACAACGAAATGGCAATTATGAAAAAACTAGATGAGTTTAACAAAGGAAGAACGGTTGTGGTTGTGGCTCATCGCTTAAGTACAGTGCGCAATGCCGATAAAATTATAGTCCTTGAAAAAGGCGAAATTGTTGAGGAAGGAAATCATGAAGAGCTAACTAAACTGCAGGGAAAATACTATCAGCTGGTAAAGAATCAGCTGGAACTAGGGAACTAG
- a CDS encoding four helix bundle protein yields the protein MKQNIVQDKSYQFSIRIINLYKFLRKDKNEYVLSKQILRCGTSIGANIEEAIGGFSKKDFIAKMQISYKEARETHYWLRLLNDTEFIDDNMFQSLIQDCEEVLKLLSKILETSKNNMSK from the coding sequence ATGAAACAGAATATTGTTCAAGATAAATCTTATCAGTTTAGTATTCGAATTATTAATCTATATAAATTCTTAAGAAAGGATAAAAATGAATATGTTTTATCCAAACAAATTTTAAGATGTGGTACTTCTATTGGAGCAAATATAGAAGAAGCAATTGGTGGCTTTTCGAAAAAGGATTTTATTGCTAAAATGCAAATTTCCTATAAAGAAGCCAGAGAAACACATTATTGGTTGCGTTTATTAAACGATACCGAATTTATTGATGACAATATGTTTCAATCTTTGATTCAAGACTGTGAAGAAGTTTTAAAGCTTTTGTCTAAAATTTTAGAAACATCAAAAAATAATATGAGTAAGTAG
- a CDS encoding HlyD family efflux transporter periplasmic adaptor subunit, whose protein sequence is MDNIELRSDEVKEILGRVPNWIIRSGTSLFFVVIFVVLVGSWFFRYPDIINSRLVLTTLNPPAELIARTSGKIQNLYVSDNADVKEGSLLAIIENPAVNEDVFLLKKRLEFFQAHLSVQESLDSNFLDTNFRLGEIQSYYNSFLKSYVDYIRFIELGYYDRKIESYKDQIRKYNMYYERQYQQKMILESELTIIEKQYLRDSSLFKKEVISLSDFQDAKKKFLQQSYSFHGARSALAATKIDIAQVNQQIIDLELTKENERKELQNLLIQSFDNLKAQIDIWEQQYLIKTPINGRVSFNKYYSLNQNVEQGKRVFTVLPNDSTKIVARLELGILGAGKVKVGQRVNIKLDNYPYLEYGMLEGRIQSISKIPEDQKYTLDVDFPNGLITNYGLELDFSQKIEGDAEIITEDLRLLQRIFNPIRSLIKERL, encoded by the coding sequence ATGGATAATATTGAACTTCGGTCGGATGAAGTAAAAGAGATACTCGGAAGAGTACCTAACTGGATTATTCGTAGCGGAACAAGCCTGTTTTTTGTTGTGATATTTGTTGTGCTGGTGGGGAGTTGGTTTTTCCGTTATCCGGATATTATTAATTCACGATTGGTTTTAACAACATTAAATCCACCAGCCGAGCTAATTGCACGTACTTCTGGTAAAATACAAAATTTGTATGTTAGCGATAATGCTGATGTAAAAGAAGGAAGCTTGCTGGCGATTATCGAAAATCCGGCAGTAAACGAAGATGTATTTCTCCTAAAAAAACGACTTGAATTTTTTCAAGCTCATTTAAGTGTACAAGAAAGTTTAGATTCTAATTTTTTAGATACTAACTTTCGACTTGGTGAAATACAATCTTATTACAACTCATTTTTAAAATCTTATGTCGATTATATTCGTTTTATTGAGCTAGGATATTACGATAGAAAAATTGAATCTTATAAAGATCAAATTCGCAAATACAATATGTATTACGAGCGACAATATCAACAAAAAATGATTTTGGAAAGCGAGTTGACTATCATTGAAAAACAATACCTGCGCGATTCTTCTTTGTTTAAGAAAGAAGTAATCTCCTTGTCTGATTTTCAGGATGCCAAAAAGAAATTTCTTCAGCAATCCTATTCGTTTCATGGAGCCCGATCGGCATTGGCAGCTACAAAAATAGATATTGCTCAAGTTAATCAGCAAATTATCGATTTAGAGCTTACTAAAGAAAATGAACGAAAGGAACTACAAAATTTGCTCATTCAATCTTTCGATAATTTAAAGGCACAAATAGATATTTGGGAGCAACAATACCTTATTAAAACTCCGATTAATGGAAGAGTGAGTTTCAATAAATATTACAGTTTAAATCAGAACGTAGAGCAGGGAAAACGCGTGTTTACGGTTCTGCCAAACGACTCAACCAAAATTGTTGCCCGACTCGAATTGGGAATTCTGGGTGCCGGAAAAGTAAAAGTGGGTCAGCGGGTAAATATTAAACTCGATAATTATCCTTATCTCGAATATGGTATGTTGGAAGGTAGGATACAATCCATATCTAAAATTCCCGAAGATCAGAAATATACTTTAGATGTTGATTTTCCCAATGGATTAATTACAAATTATGGTCTTGAGCTCGATTTTTCACAAAAAATTGAAGGCGACGCAGAGATCATAACTGAAGATCTTCGACTACTGCAAAGAATTTTTAACCCAATAAGATCCCTTATAAAAGAAAGATTGTAG
- a CDS encoding ROK family protein has protein sequence MKKLAVGIDIGGTHTVFGLVDKSGNNLAQDSIFTKKFILFDDFVQEIIRRIKKLIPKGKQEFEIVGVGVGAPNANFNDGCIQEASNLPWTGKLPLGQKLREAFSLPVYVTNDANASALAEMLYGGAVGMKNFMVLTLGTGLGSGIVVNEELVYGHSGLAGEMGHIIVRPDGRQCGCGRNGCLETYVSATGIKRTVSKLLAKYSYKSDLRSIPFNKMSAKRLAHAAYAGDIIAIEAFEFTGKILGIALANAVALNNPQAIFLAGGLSKAGNLLLKPTQYHMEENMLSVFKGKTILKITSVPGNSGILGSAAMVWKLIEG, from the coding sequence ATGAAGAAACTTGCAGTTGGTATCGATATTGGTGGAACACATACCGTTTTTGGTCTGGTTGATAAGAGTGGAAACAATCTTGCTCAGGATTCTATTTTTACAAAGAAATTTATATTGTTCGACGATTTTGTTCAGGAAATAATACGTCGCATTAAAAAGCTAATACCTAAGGGCAAACAAGAATTTGAAATTGTAGGAGTTGGAGTGGGAGCTCCTAATGCAAATTTTAACGATGGTTGCATACAAGAGGCTTCTAACTTGCCTTGGACTGGTAAATTGCCTTTAGGACAAAAATTGCGCGAGGCTTTTTCTCTTCCTGTTTACGTAACCAACGATGCCAATGCATCTGCACTTGCCGAAATGCTTTATGGTGGTGCTGTGGGAATGAAAAATTTTATGGTCTTAACGCTTGGTACAGGTCTTGGAAGTGGTATTGTAGTTAATGAGGAATTGGTTTACGGACATAGCGGCCTGGCAGGCGAAATGGGACATATAATAGTGCGACCAGATGGCCGACAATGTGGCTGCGGACGAAATGGATGTCTGGAAACCTACGTTTCTGCTACGGGCATTAAAAGAACTGTTAGCAAGCTTTTGGCAAAGTATTCCTACAAAAGCGATTTAAGAAGCATTCCATTTAATAAAATGAGCGCAAAAAGATTGGCTCATGCTGCTTATGCTGGCGATATTATTGCCATTGAAGCCTTCGAATTTACGGGTAAAATATTAGGAATCGCACTCGCAAATGCTGTGGCATTAAATAATCCGCAAGCTATTTTTTTAGCTGGTGGACTTTCAAAAGCTGGCAATTTACTCCTTAAGCCAACCCAATACCACATGGAGGAAAATATGCTTTCGGTGTTTAAAGGAAAAACCATACTTAAAATTACTTCAGTGCCAGGAAATTCTGGTATTTTGGGTTCTGCTGCTATGGTTTGGAAATTAATTGAGGGATAA
- a CDS encoding DUF3187 family protein: MKFVFSLCVVLLISVNISLAQKLVEPFPTHNQSPLIHFFGLQVNSGGVLLHKNEFIFSNYLNIANNATISQFTDELVYFDGEMYRNDIRLRYGLSDRFELSICLPLVRHSGGVMDSFISGWHEAFGLPGKARETMQNYNLTYLYQENDQTIVSMKDGKLKIGDISLLMGTSLLKTKNHFMALRGFVKLPTGAKQDLVGSGTCDFGAQISATIYPNKRLNKFTWFYSLAYLRIGSGALLEDKVTRNIAFGNCGFAWYLGKRFVPKLQFDYHSALYKQSITKQLGNSSVQLVLGSDYFVSKKLILSASFTEDLIVNTSPDFVLQFGLSYQL; the protein is encoded by the coding sequence ATGAAATTCGTCTTTAGTTTGTGTGTTGTTCTTTTGATCAGTGTAAATATTTCTCTGGCTCAGAAATTAGTGGAACCTTTCCCTACACACAATCAGAGTCCTTTGATACATTTTTTTGGATTACAGGTAAATAGTGGGGGTGTGCTTCTTCACAAAAACGAGTTTATTTTTAGCAATTATCTTAATATTGCTAATAATGCCACCATCTCGCAATTCACCGATGAACTGGTGTATTTTGATGGAGAAATGTATCGCAACGATATTAGACTTAGATATGGGCTTTCAGATAGATTTGAATTATCGATATGTTTACCATTGGTGCGACATTCTGGTGGAGTTATGGATTCTTTTATTAGTGGTTGGCATGAGGCATTTGGTTTACCCGGGAAAGCTCGCGAAACGATGCAAAATTATAATCTTACTTATTTGTATCAGGAAAACGATCAAACTATTGTTTCCATGAAAGATGGAAAGCTAAAGATTGGCGATATTTCCCTTCTTATGGGTACTTCATTATTAAAAACTAAAAATCATTTTATGGCTTTGCGTGGATTCGTAAAACTACCTACTGGAGCGAAACAAGATTTGGTTGGCAGTGGTACCTGCGATTTTGGGGCTCAAATAAGTGCTACAATTTACCCCAATAAAAGATTAAATAAATTTACTTGGTTTTATTCACTCGCATATTTACGAATTGGTTCAGGTGCACTTTTAGAAGATAAAGTTACCCGAAATATAGCATTTGGAAATTGCGGATTTGCATGGTATTTAGGAAAACGATTTGTACCAAAGTTACAATTCGATTATCATTCAGCCTTATATAAACAGTCTATTACTAAACAATTGGGTAATAGCTCGGTTCAGTTGGTGCTGGGAAGCGATTATTTTGTTTCTAAAAAACTAATTTTATCGGCATCATTTACCGAAGATTTAATTGTAAATACTTCGCCTGATTTTGTATTGCAATTTGGACTTTCATATCAATTATAA
- a CDS encoding YccF domain-containing protein, translated as MSIIGNLIWIVFGGLFIFLEYLIAGLLMCFTIVGIPFGIKIIQLSVLALFPFGQKVEHNEHAGGCLSIILNIIWIFIGGIWIALTHVLFALLFAITIIGIPFAAQHIKLAGFALTPFGKSIR; from the coding sequence ATGAGTATTATTGGAAATTTAATTTGGATTGTTTTTGGAGGATTATTTATTTTTCTGGAATATCTAATTGCCGGATTATTAATGTGCTTTACAATTGTGGGTATTCCTTTCGGGATAAAAATTATTCAGTTGTCGGTACTGGCTTTGTTTCCATTTGGTCAAAAAGTGGAACACAACGAGCACGCAGGCGGATGTCTTAGTATTATCTTAAATATTATTTGGATATTTATTGGAGGAATTTGGATTGCCTTAACTCATGTGTTATTTGCCTTACTTTTTGCCATTACAATTATTGGAATTCCCTTTGCAGCACAACACATAAAATTGGCAGGATTTGCTTTAACACCCTTTGGTAAAAGTATTCGCTAG
- a CDS encoding oligosaccharide flippase family protein, producing the protein MNPLKKLAGETAIYGLSSILGRFLNWLLVPLYTYVFVPEQYGVVTNLMSYVAILLVLLTYGMETGFFRFSSQKDKADISFSTGFISLISTSICFWILVLVFLNSLSNFLGVAQNKEYIILLALTLGFDAITALPFARLRMQNKAFRYAGLKLINIFSNLGINLFFLILCPWINTHYPNFPIHTIWKPEIGIGYIFIAFAVSSVINFLLLIPDFYRIKFKLDWTLLKEILAYTWPILIVSICGMININMDKMLMPYLIPEEMDPFYQTGIYGANYKLAVVMTLFIQAFRYAFEPFFFNQAKQKNSKQTYADVLKYFVVFGLFIFLGVMFYIDIVKLLIKSSYHEGIGIVPYVLLGNLFFGVFFSLSLWYKLADKTRMGAKIAFLGSLITVVLNVILVPRLGYYGAAVAVLICFTVMMIVSYILGQKYYPVPYNLKRIFLYFGFAMLLYAISIYIQFDNQWIKMAAKTPLLIAFLLLVIQKEQLWNPLFKLLRLRK; encoded by the coding sequence TTGAATCCATTAAAAAAATTAGCAGGTGAAACTGCAATTTACGGTTTAAGCTCTATTTTGGGCCGTTTTTTAAATTGGTTGCTGGTACCCTTGTATACTTATGTTTTTGTTCCCGAACAATATGGTGTAGTAACTAACCTTATGTCTTATGTTGCTATTTTATTGGTTTTACTTACCTATGGAATGGAAACCGGTTTTTTTAGGTTTTCGAGCCAAAAAGATAAGGCCGATATAAGCTTTTCAACAGGTTTTATTAGTCTTATATCTACCTCTATATGTTTTTGGATATTGGTTCTTGTTTTTTTAAATTCTTTATCGAATTTTTTAGGTGTTGCTCAAAATAAGGAATATATTATTTTATTGGCCTTAACATTGGGATTCGATGCCATTACAGCTTTGCCTTTTGCTCGTTTGCGAATGCAAAATAAAGCTTTTCGTTACGCAGGCTTAAAACTCATAAATATTTTTTCAAATTTGGGTATCAACCTGTTTTTTCTGATTTTATGTCCTTGGATAAATACACATTACCCTAATTTTCCGATTCATACAATATGGAAGCCCGAAATAGGTATTGGCTATATTTTTATTGCGTTTGCTGTATCGTCAGTAATAAATTTTCTATTACTGATTCCCGATTTTTATCGCATAAAATTTAAGCTCGACTGGACTCTTTTAAAGGAAATACTCGCTTATACCTGGCCAATTTTAATTGTTAGCATTTGCGGTATGATAAATATTAACATGGATAAAATGTTAATGCCGTATTTAATTCCCGAAGAAATGGACCCTTTTTATCAAACAGGAATTTATGGTGCAAATTATAAACTTGCTGTTGTTATGACTCTTTTTATTCAGGCCTTTAGATATGCTTTCGAACCATTTTTCTTTAATCAGGCAAAGCAAAAAAACTCCAAACAAACCTATGCCGATGTGCTCAAGTATTTTGTTGTATTTGGCTTGTTTATATTCTTGGGGGTTATGTTTTATATTGATATTGTAAAACTGCTAATTAAATCGAGTTATCACGAGGGAATTGGAATCGTTCCTTATGTGCTTTTAGGGAATTTATTTTTTGGTGTATTCTTTTCTCTTTCTCTGTGGTACAAGTTGGCTGATAAAACTCGAATGGGAGCAAAAATTGCCTTTTTAGGTTCACTCATTACAGTTGTTTTAAATGTAATACTGGTTCCGCGCCTGGGCTATTATGGCGCGGCTGTAGCCGTTTTAATTTGTTTTACCGTAATGATGATTGTCTCCTATATTCTTGGACAAAAGTATTACCCTGTACCTTACAATTTAAAACGTATATTTCTATATTTTGGTTTTGCTATGTTGCTCTATGCAATAAGCATATATATTCAGTTCGATAACCAATGGATTAAGATGGCAGCAAAAACCCCTTTATTAATTGCCTTTCTTCTTCTGGTAATTCAGAAAGAGCAATTATGGAACCCACTTTTTAAATTGTTGCGTTTGCGTAAATAG
- the dut gene encoding dUTP diphosphatase, which yields MKVKIVNKSKHDLPKYSTELSAGMDLRANLSEPIFLQSLERRLIKTGLFIELPAGYEAQIRPRSGMALKEGITVLNSPGTIDADYRGEIGVILANLSNQVVEIKDGERICQMVIAAHETVSWEAVEELENSERGAGGFGHTGK from the coding sequence ATGAAGGTTAAAATTGTAAATAAATCGAAACACGATTTACCAAAATACAGTACCGAATTATCGGCCGGCATGGACTTAAGAGCTAATCTTTCAGAGCCCATTTTTCTCCAATCGCTCGAACGAAGATTAATAAAAACAGGTTTGTTTATTGAGCTGCCTGCAGGCTATGAAGCACAAATAAGACCCAGAAGTGGCATGGCTCTAAAAGAGGGAATTACTGTACTAAATTCACCAGGTACTATTGATGCCGATTATCGTGGAGAAATAGGGGTAATACTTGCTAATTTATCGAATCAGGTTGTTGAGATAAAAGACGGAGAAAGAATTTGCCAAATGGTAATTGCAGCTCACGAAACAGTAAGTTGGGAGGCAGTAGAAGAGCTTGAGAATTCGGAGCGTGGCGCTGGAGGATTTGGTCATACAGGAAAATGA
- a CDS encoding sugar phosphate nucleotidyltransferase: MKIIVPMAGMGKRMRPHTLTVPKPLIPIAGKPIVQRLVEEIAKVSNEKVDEIAFIIGDFGKEVEQTLCEIAENIGAKASIYYQTEALGTAHAIHCAAPSLSDRVVVAFADTLFKADFVLDAEADSVIWVQKVEDPSAFGVVKLGENNNITDFVEKPQEYVSDLAIIGIYYFKDGENLKNELQYLLDNEIVVNGEYQLTDALENMKNKGLVFKPGQVIEWMDCGNKDATVHTNQRILEYHKNDDLVCSSAKHENSIIIPPCYIGENVKIINSVVGPHVSVGAGTTVSNTLVRNSIIQRNSILENLNLDNSMIGNNVDIQGDVSEMNVGDFASFSK, encoded by the coding sequence ATGAAAATTATTGTACCAATGGCAGGTATGGGGAAACGCATGCGTCCGCATACTCTAACAGTACCAAAACCATTAATACCTATTGCAGGAAAACCTATTGTTCAGCGTTTAGTTGAAGAAATTGCCAAAGTCTCGAACGAAAAAGTAGACGAAATTGCCTTTATTATTGGTGATTTTGGCAAGGAAGTTGAACAAACCTTATGCGAAATTGCCGAAAATATCGGAGCAAAAGCAAGTATCTATTATCAAACCGAAGCATTGGGAACAGCTCATGCAATTCATTGTGCAGCTCCATCATTGTCCGATCGTGTGGTTGTGGCTTTTGCCGATACTTTGTTTAAGGCCGATTTTGTGTTGGATGCCGAAGCTGATAGTGTGATATGGGTGCAAAAGGTTGAAGATCCTTCGGCTTTTGGAGTTGTAAAACTTGGCGAAAATAATAATATTACTGATTTTGTAGAAAAACCACAGGAATATGTTTCCGACCTTGCAATTATAGGAATTTACTACTTTAAAGATGGTGAAAATCTTAAAAATGAATTGCAATATTTATTGGATAACGAAATTGTTGTTAACGGAGAATATCAGTTAACCGACGCTTTGGAGAACATGAAAAATAAAGGTCTGGTATTTAAACCCGGACAGGTTATTGAGTGGATGGATTGTGGTAATAAAGATGCTACAGTACATACCAACCAAAGAATTTTGGAATATCATAAAAACGATGATTTGGTTTGCTCTTCAGCAAAACATGAAAATTCAATTATTATACCTCCTTGTTACATAGGAGAAAATGTTAAAATTATTAATTCGGTGGTAGGTCCGCACGTATCGGTAGGAGCCGGAACCACCGTAAGTAATACATTGGTTCGCAATTCTATTATTCAGCGAAATTCTATTCTCGAAAACTTAAATCTTGACAATTCAATGATAGGTAATAATGTTGATATTCAAGGGGATGTATCGGAGATGAATGTTGGAGATTTTGCAAGCTTCTCAAAATAA